A genomic stretch from Petrimonas mucosa includes:
- a CDS encoding discoidin domain-containing protein, translated as MITFPHRYMYKQRIFIFLWFYWMLLSANGTPQKIVNIAHPAWGTTVTASSTYSSQHGAYNLTDDRFEKGNSWLSGDNVPYPQTVTFSFDRPYPISRINLYQSSWIGSMYHTRGFCIEGSADGEKFTEIASGELPDESNARWSCETGEKRYRKVRIVVTSGYSPVQSCGLGEVQLLAAVPHEREPLSNKISETIDWVTFRGHFRMTIGLEPAAGPWLFHRKRDDESPSGRYTSGDYELVVTESSPDSLSSIIRWEIKREGGLPFRVTENTIECKTSYSGVYKLFTPHRMSQQSYFVDLPFRFNHTATVHDNYPVVWMQDTEGKNTLTLGLIDQQPYTVIEGSTYDTANGGEAPGIANSYVRVLFRRQPPLSGNGARQYSDALYLNANPRQEWHDALEAYSEAVDKERSFVPGKISEWAMNPMWHSWYAHADDIDEEKIRKDAILANRLGMKTIQIDAGWNIPTGQNYSFENEGDYSFSDRFPRGAEMIWEIHQSGQRVVLHVAPLIMGKNAKAWQEMKDCLIKVDGNATPYLDPRLKKVHDYLVASWDFLFRAYDIDGLWYDFLEFPNDADLPDSTHDLISTDIYSAYTLLMQSLYDKAMELNPDAVIILRRPYANLNAKCYSTHVWPMDVPQDYNMNRRDVLFMKRLGNGVLTHACCTSWAISESDLNVARQMASISLAGVPALSNILTDSPPRHDAIIRKWLQFYDANKEDLILGRMTPLLPTPPSAAIKIEGTKKTFFGFFEAIPGLVDASYKSDTVVIVNAFRERTTTRLEGIRKGKWVATIFDSCWDLAGTTCLTTDANGGIDLDINGKEACHTVILIKMND; from the coding sequence TTGATCACTTTTCCCCATCGCTATATGTACAAGCAACGCATCTTTATCTTTTTATGGTTTTACTGGATGCTGCTCTCGGCGAACGGTACTCCCCAGAAGATTGTCAACATTGCCCATCCGGCGTGGGGAACAACAGTAACAGCCTCATCGACATACTCCTCGCAGCATGGGGCTTATAACCTGACTGACGATCGGTTTGAGAAAGGGAACAGTTGGCTCAGTGGAGACAATGTTCCCTATCCCCAAACCGTCACTTTCAGCTTCGACAGACCCTATCCAATCTCCCGGATCAATCTCTATCAATCTTCCTGGATCGGAAGCATGTATCACACCAGGGGGTTTTGTATCGAAGGGTCTGCCGACGGGGAGAAATTTACTGAAATTGCCAGTGGAGAACTGCCCGACGAGTCGAATGCAAGATGGAGCTGTGAGACCGGTGAAAAGCGATACCGCAAAGTTCGTATTGTGGTCACCAGCGGTTATTCGCCTGTTCAGAGTTGCGGTCTGGGAGAAGTGCAACTGCTGGCAGCTGTGCCTCACGAAAGGGAACCGTTGTCCAACAAGATTAGCGAGACGATTGACTGGGTCACATTTAGGGGACATTTCAGGATGACCATCGGATTGGAACCGGCTGCCGGTCCATGGCTCTTTCACCGGAAAAGAGACGATGAATCACCTTCTGGCAGATACACCAGCGGAGATTATGAACTGGTTGTCACCGAATCTTCTCCCGACTCCCTCTCCAGCATTATCCGGTGGGAGATAAAAAGAGAGGGGGGACTACCGTTTAGGGTCACGGAAAACACAATTGAATGCAAAACCAGCTATTCGGGTGTTTACAAGCTTTTCACCCCTCACCGGATGAGCCAGCAAAGCTATTTTGTGGACCTGCCATTTCGCTTCAACCACACTGCAACAGTCCACGACAACTATCCGGTTGTATGGATGCAAGATACGGAGGGGAAAAACACCCTTACGTTGGGGTTGATCGACCAACAACCGTATACGGTGATAGAAGGATCCACCTATGACACTGCCAATGGCGGAGAAGCACCCGGTATTGCCAACAGTTATGTCCGGGTGCTTTTCAGGCGGCAGCCACCATTGTCGGGCAACGGTGCAAGGCAGTACAGCGATGCCTTGTACCTTAATGCAAACCCCCGGCAAGAGTGGCACGACGCCCTGGAAGCGTATAGTGAAGCTGTCGACAAGGAGCGCTCGTTTGTTCCCGGAAAGATCAGTGAATGGGCAATGAATCCCATGTGGCATTCGTGGTATGCACATGCAGACGACATAGACGAGGAGAAGATCCGGAAAGACGCCATCCTGGCAAACCGACTGGGGATGAAGACCATCCAGATAGATGCGGGATGGAACATCCCAACTGGACAAAATTATAGCTTCGAGAACGAGGGGGATTACTCTTTTTCTGATCGTTTTCCGCGGGGAGCGGAGATGATCTGGGAGATACATCAATCGGGTCAACGTGTTGTTTTGCATGTGGCACCCCTGATTATGGGTAAAAACGCCAAGGCTTGGCAGGAGATGAAGGATTGCCTGATAAAAGTAGACGGAAATGCAACCCCCTACCTCGATCCAAGACTAAAAAAGGTGCATGACTACCTGGTCGCCTCCTGGGACTTTCTCTTCCGGGCCTACGATATTGACGGCTTGTGGTACGATTTTCTGGAATTTCCCAACGATGCGGACCTGCCAGACTCCACACACGATCTGATCTCTACCGATATCTATTCGGCCTATACCCTGCTGATGCAGTCGCTTTACGACAAGGCCATGGAACTGAATCCTGACGCGGTGATCATCCTCCGCAGGCCTTATGCCAACCTGAATGCAAAGTGCTACTCTACGCATGTATGGCCCATGGATGTTCCACAGGACTACAACATGAATCGCAGAGATGTGCTCTTTATGAAAAGATTGGGGAACGGAGTACTTACGCACGCCTGCTGTACCAGTTGGGCCATCAGCGAGAGTGATCTGAACGTTGCCCGCCAGATGGCCAGCATATCGTTAGCAGGGGTACCCGCCCTCTCGAACATATTGACAGATTCTCCGCCCAGACACGATGCAATTATCAGAAAATGGCTGCAGTTTTACGATGCGAACAAGGAGGATCTGATCTTGGGAAGGATGACGCCCCTGTTACCCACCCCTCCCTCCGCCGCAATCAAGATCGAAGGAACCAAAAAAACCTTTTTCGGTTTTTTCGAAGCTATTCCCGGGCTGGTTGATGCATCGTACAAAAGCGACACGGTAGTTATTGTCAATGCCTTCAGGGAGAGGACCACTACCCGACTGGAGGGAATCAGGAAAGGAAAGTGGGTGGCCACCATTTTTGATTCCTGCTGGGATCTTGCAGGCACGACTTGTCTCACTACGGATGCAAATGGTGGAATCGACCTGGATATAAATGGCAAAGAGGCATGCCATACTGTTATCCTGATCAAAATGAACGATTGA
- a CDS encoding alpha-L-rhamnosidase-related protein: MKKIFLILPLIAALTTHATAQSNILKNQFKQGLTQDVITRSYVTPVKILWQSDTEGKQVINPEVLLTGYEGQLSTSGAGMCVLRSDDNRQASILLDFGTELYGGIEISAAIRGVKDPVKVRVRLGESVSEAMSDAIDNSRPGMQSATNEHSLRDFTLEIPWLGSIEIGNSGFRFARIDLLDKGVDLPIRAVRAIARYRDIPYLGSFKSSDERLNKIWETGAYTVHLNMQDYLWDGIKRDRLVWVGDMHPEVMTINTVFGDNDVVKKSLDFARNTTPLPGWMNGISSYSLWWIILHRDYYLHQGDLAYLKEQQAYLKKLVPQIAAKVSDGKENLDGGRFLDWPTAKNDEVIHSGLQALSLLAMEAGADIAGWVGDQELKKLCTTTANALKKHRPSDQGNKQAAALLSLVDLISPKKAAEVILKEGANGFATFYGYYMLEALAKAGKYQEAMDIISDYWGAMLDLGATTFWENFEYAESVNALPIDQLPISGKFNIHADGGDHCYIGLRGSLCHGWASGPTSWLTSHVLGIKVLEPGSKVVQIRPNLGKLQYAEGTYPTPLGTIKVKHVKQANGKVASEIEAPEGIKIIR, translated from the coding sequence ATGAAAAAAATCTTTTTAATCTTACCGCTGATTGCAGCGCTTACAACACATGCAACGGCCCAGTCGAACATTCTGAAGAATCAATTCAAACAGGGTCTCACACAAGACGTGATTACCAGAAGTTACGTCACCCCGGTGAAGATCCTTTGGCAATCGGATACGGAGGGAAAACAGGTTATCAATCCGGAGGTACTTCTGACCGGTTATGAGGGTCAACTCTCCACCAGTGGCGCGGGGATGTGCGTGCTCAGATCGGACGATAACAGACAGGCCTCCATCTTGCTGGACTTCGGCACGGAGCTGTACGGAGGAATTGAAATTTCAGCCGCAATCCGGGGTGTAAAAGATCCGGTCAAGGTGAGGGTACGGTTAGGTGAATCGGTGTCGGAAGCGATGAGCGATGCCATCGACAACAGCCGTCCCGGAATGCAGTCGGCCACCAACGAACACTCCCTTAGGGATTTCACACTGGAGATTCCTTGGCTGGGCAGCATCGAGATCGGCAATTCAGGTTTCCGGTTTGCACGGATCGACCTGCTCGACAAGGGGGTAGATCTTCCGATAAGGGCTGTCAGGGCCATTGCCCGCTACAGGGATATCCCCTATCTGGGATCCTTCAAATCGAGTGATGAACGGCTAAACAAGATTTGGGAAACGGGAGCCTATACCGTACACCTCAACATGCAAGATTATCTGTGGGACGGCATAAAACGCGACCGTCTGGTATGGGTGGGCGACATGCATCCGGAAGTTATGACCATCAACACTGTATTTGGAGACAACGATGTGGTGAAGAAGAGTCTCGATTTTGCCCGTAATACCACTCCCCTGCCCGGATGGATGAACGGCATCTCCTCCTACTCTCTCTGGTGGATCATTCTTCACAGGGACTACTATCTGCACCAGGGTGACTTGGCCTATCTGAAGGAGCAACAGGCTTATCTCAAAAAGCTGGTTCCACAGATTGCAGCCAAGGTTTCGGATGGAAAGGAGAACCTCGATGGTGGCCGCTTCCTGGATTGGCCAACCGCAAAAAACGATGAGGTAATTCACTCCGGACTGCAGGCACTCTCCCTGTTGGCCATGGAGGCTGGCGCCGATATTGCCGGATGGGTTGGCGACCAGGAACTGAAAAAACTCTGCACCACTACCGCCAACGCGCTTAAGAAACATAGACCATCCGATCAGGGAAACAAACAGGCAGCAGCACTGCTCTCGCTGGTAGATCTCATCTCACCGAAAAAGGCAGCCGAGGTAATCCTCAAGGAGGGTGCAAACGGGTTTGCCACCTTCTACGGATACTACATGCTGGAGGCGCTGGCCAAGGCCGGGAAGTATCAGGAGGCAATGGATATCATTTCCGACTATTGGGGTGCAATGCTTGACCTGGGTGCCACTACATTCTGGGAAAACTTTGAGTATGCAGAGAGTGTAAATGCATTACCGATCGACCAGTTGCCGATTTCTGGCAAGTTCAATATTCATGCAGATGGCGGAGACCATTGCTACATCGGATTACGGGGTAGCCTCTGTCACGGATGGGCTTCCGGCCCCACATCGTGGCTGACCTCTCATGTATTGGGAATCAAAGTGCTGGAACCCGGATCCAAAGTGGTCCAGATCCGACCCAATCTCGGCAAGCTTCAATATGCAGAAGGCACCTACCCCACACCTCTCGGCACGATAAAGGTCAAGCATGTGAAACAGGCAAACGGGAAAGTTGCCAGCGAGATCGAGGCTCCGGAAGGAATCAAGATTATCCGTTAA
- a CDS encoding glycoside hydrolase family 43 protein has product MKRDKFSTMIRGYRFIFITIICFAWIQCSQPDQYVTAPLKTTDGRFIGLGDPFVYQHEGTYYMTGTSVPDSGFNYYTSTDLITWEFRGALFRPSENHYGKGYFWAPEVKFYRNKFYLTYSSRDEASGLLLPALAVSDNPDGPYRELFAPWFNTGQSAIDCHIFVDDNPEQTPYLFFSQNGEEAGYSYGKNYVVELLPDLSGFVGNPVIVGEASQQWEKVDYGTNRCNEGVFAFKHAGEYHITYSANHTSYSHYGVGTAKAVHPLGPWIKDMDNPILASNDSLQISSPGHSCLITSPNGKEQYIVYHAHRDYNGPRPSDDRIVYMSRIYFNSNGELRVKLP; this is encoded by the coding sequence ATGAAAAGAGATAAATTTTCCACAATGATACGGGGGTACAGATTCATTTTTATCACTATCATCTGTTTTGCCTGGATACAATGTTCTCAACCAGACCAGTATGTCACGGCCCCGCTGAAAACAACCGATGGCCGATTCATCGGCCTCGGTGATCCATTTGTATATCAACATGAGGGAACCTATTATATGACCGGCACCTCAGTTCCCGACAGTGGATTTAACTATTACACGTCGACAGACCTGATCACCTGGGAGTTTCGGGGAGCGCTCTTCCGTCCCTCCGAAAACCATTACGGGAAGGGGTATTTCTGGGCACCGGAAGTCAAATTTTATCGCAACAAGTTTTATCTCACCTACTCATCCCGTGACGAAGCAAGCGGACTTCTTCTTCCGGCCCTGGCAGTAAGTGACAATCCGGATGGTCCCTACAGGGAGCTCTTCGCTCCCTGGTTCAACACCGGACAATCTGCAATCGACTGCCATATTTTTGTCGACGACAACCCGGAACAGACGCCCTATCTCTTTTTCAGTCAAAACGGTGAGGAAGCGGGGTATTCCTACGGCAAAAACTATGTGGTAGAATTGTTACCGGACCTCTCCGGTTTTGTCGGAAACCCCGTAATCGTAGGAGAAGCCAGCCAGCAGTGGGAGAAAGTGGATTACGGAACCAACCGGTGCAACGAGGGGGTATTCGCCTTCAAGCATGCGGGTGAGTACCACATCACCTATTCGGCCAATCACACCTCATACTCGCATTATGGAGTAGGTACGGCAAAGGCGGTTCATCCCCTTGGGCCCTGGATAAAGGACATGGATAACCCGATACTTGCATCCAACGACTCACTTCAGATATCATCTCCCGGTCACTCTTGTCTGATTACCTCTCCAAATGGAAAAGAACAGTACATTGTATATCATGCACACCGCGATTATAACGGCCCACGACCTTCGGATGACCGCATTGTCTATATGAGTAGAATCTACTTCAACAGTAATGGAGAGTTACGTGTCAAATTGCCCTGA
- a CDS encoding glycosyl hydrolase yields MKNCCPFLFILFCFCSATIQAQSIENLKKGFLSPPDSAKPGVYWYFMDGNLSRESMTKDLESMKEAGIGNLMFLEVNVGVPRGNVDFFSEEWQSLFAHAVKEAERLDIEISLGLGPGWTGSGGPWVKPEESMKHIVAGSVDVSGGKTIELTLPVPSPKAPYFGIPEEMKEQWENYYEDIALLAIPRSEIRDSVPDIDEKALYYRPPYTSVAGVKPYFISSGHYPATGTKGLDRSHILDISHLMDKNGKLRWEAPPGEWILMRFVSRNNGASTRPAPLPGLGFESDKFDKVSLNRHLDHFIGSLLMKSGTPDRNKRGGLKRLHMDSWEMGAQNWSGNFREEFRSKRGYDPLPFYPLFCGITVENREISERFLWDLRQTAQELVIENHAKEAKRYARKHQMDFSIEPYDMNPTADLELGDVADIPMCEFWSKGYGFNSAFSCIEATSIGHINGSSIIAAEAFTADPGEGWKQYPAVMKNQGDWALSTGINRFVFHTFQNQFLADSLRPGATMGPYGVHWDRNQTWWPMVHAYHEYLSRCQYLLQQGRAVADILFLTPEGAPHVFTPPLSAMTGSDTIPDRKGYNFDGVAPGQLMRASVENGMILFPSGARYRMLVLPLIETMTPELLEKIGKLIADGAVVVGIPPVKSPSLSGYPQCDTEVMQLSRKIWSRGRLSEEIMKVPYGKGIVISGKGLEQRIDNLYPHYDMLASILQEMGVSEDFRSDNNTIRYTHRTHSDWDIYFLSNKTDQRLAANCQFRVNGGTATLWDPVNGKSYRIEDGRFANNSFLASLQFEPYQSFFLVFDRKGKESTKRYTSFPGEERLISTLEGSWEVAFDPDLGGPGENRFHSLIDWTQHPDDGIRYYSGIATYKKEFTLPDSCFSGGKRSIFIDLGEVYHMARVKVNGKEAGIVWTSPWKLEITSLAKKGVNRLEIEVANLWVNRLIGDEFLPSDGIEKGQWPDWLTNRQSRTGERISFTTYPHYTKRDPLVKSGLLGPVTIKLAK; encoded by the coding sequence ATGAAAAATTGCTGCCCCTTTCTGTTTATCCTCTTTTGTTTCTGTAGCGCAACCATACAGGCGCAAAGTATTGAAAACCTCAAAAAAGGTTTTCTATCCCCTCCCGATTCGGCAAAGCCCGGTGTATACTGGTATTTCATGGACGGTAATCTCTCCAGGGAGTCGATGACAAAAGACCTGGAGTCGATGAAAGAGGCAGGTATCGGCAACCTGATGTTTCTGGAGGTGAATGTGGGTGTCCCGAGAGGGAACGTCGATTTTTTCAGTGAAGAGTGGCAATCTCTCTTTGCTCATGCGGTAAAAGAGGCAGAACGGTTGGATATCGAGATATCACTCGGTTTGGGACCGGGCTGGACCGGAAGCGGTGGTCCTTGGGTCAAACCGGAGGAATCGATGAAGCATATCGTGGCAGGATCTGTTGATGTAAGCGGTGGAAAAACAATTGAGCTCACACTACCGGTACCATCACCCAAAGCCCCCTATTTTGGCATACCGGAGGAGATGAAGGAGCAGTGGGAGAACTACTATGAGGATATTGCGCTGTTGGCCATTCCCCGGAGCGAGATCAGGGATTCGGTTCCCGATATCGACGAAAAAGCGCTCTATTACCGTCCCCCCTATACTTCGGTAGCTGGCGTCAAGCCCTATTTTATTTCATCCGGTCACTACCCTGCAACCGGCACCAAAGGGTTGGACAGATCACATATCCTTGACATTTCACATTTGATGGATAAAAATGGGAAGCTCCGCTGGGAGGCTCCTCCCGGCGAATGGATCCTGATGCGCTTCGTCAGCCGCAACAACGGTGCTTCCACTAGGCCGGCCCCATTACCGGGACTGGGGTTTGAGTCGGACAAATTCGACAAGGTATCGCTAAACAGGCATCTCGATCATTTCATCGGTTCATTGTTAATGAAGAGCGGAACACCCGACAGGAACAAACGAGGAGGATTGAAGCGGTTGCATATGGACAGCTGGGAGATGGGGGCACAGAACTGGAGTGGGAACTTCAGGGAAGAGTTCCGCTCAAAAAGAGGATATGACCCACTCCCCTTCTACCCTCTCTTCTGTGGAATCACGGTAGAAAACAGGGAGATCAGCGAACGGTTCCTTTGGGACCTGCGTCAGACCGCCCAGGAGCTGGTAATTGAGAATCACGCAAAAGAGGCGAAAAGATATGCCAGAAAACACCAGATGGATTTCTCCATTGAGCCTTACGACATGAACCCTACAGCCGATCTGGAACTGGGCGACGTTGCGGATATCCCCATGTGTGAATTCTGGAGCAAGGGGTACGGGTTCAACTCGGCATTCAGTTGCATTGAAGCTACCTCCATAGGGCATATAAACGGAAGTTCCATTATTGCGGCAGAAGCATTTACTGCCGATCCGGGTGAGGGATGGAAACAGTATCCGGCAGTCATGAAAAATCAGGGAGATTGGGCGTTGTCCACAGGCATCAACCGTTTTGTATTCCATACTTTCCAGAATCAGTTCCTCGCAGATTCGCTCAGACCGGGGGCAACCATGGGACCCTACGGTGTTCATTGGGACAGGAACCAGACCTGGTGGCCAATGGTTCATGCATATCACGAATACCTCTCCCGTTGTCAATACCTGCTGCAGCAGGGACGGGCCGTGGCCGACATCCTCTTTCTCACACCCGAAGGGGCTCCACACGTCTTTACCCCGCCACTGTCGGCAATGACAGGTTCAGATACCATACCCGACAGAAAGGGATACAACTTCGACGGGGTGGCCCCGGGCCAATTGATGAGAGCCAGCGTCGAGAACGGCATGATCCTCTTTCCCAGTGGTGCACGATACCGCATGCTGGTTTTACCGCTGATTGAAACCATGACCCCCGAGTTGCTGGAAAAGATCGGGAAGTTGATTGCCGACGGAGCAGTAGTGGTGGGTATACCTCCAGTCAAATCGCCCAGTCTCTCCGGATATCCGCAATGCGATACAGAAGTGATGCAGTTGAGCCGGAAGATATGGAGCAGAGGCAGACTTTCCGAAGAGATCATGAAAGTTCCATACGGAAAAGGCATCGTAATCAGCGGGAAAGGATTGGAACAGAGGATAGATAATCTTTATCCCCATTATGACATGCTGGCATCGATACTTCAGGAGATGGGAGTGTCGGAGGATTTTCGGTCCGACAACAACACTATCCGCTATACCCACCGGACCCATTCCGACTGGGATATCTATTTTTTGTCCAACAAGACCGATCAACGCCTGGCAGCCAACTGTCAATTCAGGGTAAATGGCGGAACGGCTACCCTCTGGGATCCCGTTAATGGAAAGAGCTACCGGATAGAAGATGGCCGGTTTGCAAACAACTCCTTCCTGGCATCCTTGCAATTTGAGCCTTATCAAAGCTTCTTCCTGGTATTTGACCGGAAGGGAAAGGAGTCAACCAAACGGTACACCTCGTTTCCTGGAGAGGAGCGACTCATCTCCACACTTGAGGGATCGTGGGAGGTAGCCTTTGATCCTGACCTTGGAGGACCCGGGGAAAACCGTTTCCATTCACTGATCGACTGGACGCAACATCCCGACGACGGTATAAGGTACTATTCGGGCATAGCCACTTATAAAAAGGAGTTTACATTACCCGACTCCTGCTTCTCTGGCGGAAAGCGGTCCATCTTCATCGACCTTGGAGAGGTTTACCATATGGCCCGGGTAAAGGTGAACGGCAAGGAGGCTGGCATAGTATGGACCTCTCCGTGGAAGCTGGAAATTACATCCCTGGCAAAAAAGGGGGTCAACCGGTTGGAGATAGAGGTGGCAAACCTTTGGGTGAACAGGCTGATCGGAGATGAATTTCTCCCTTCGGACGGTATCGAGAAGGGACAATGGCCCGACTGGCTGACAAACCGGCAAAGTAGAACGGGAGAACGGATCTCCTTTACCACCTATCCCCATTATACAAAGAGAGATCCTCTGGTGAAATCCGGACTGTTGGGACCTGTAACCATCAAACTGGCAAAATAG